Proteins encoded within one genomic window of Haematobia irritans isolate KBUSLIRL chromosome 5, ASM5000362v1, whole genome shotgun sequence:
- the LOC142240168 gene encoding uncharacterized protein LOC142240168, which translates to MVISTRYYTHQLTEEENDAELLGQVTRCVFENIPKDRRNIKVIFILKAENIVHGTSKDFRPISLSCFLLKTTERIVNDHIRNQLSICQHPYLKGKSVNCALNFVVDHIEKSVTYGDYILAAVLVLENSFNNTRIDRVVQTLEENGVDDFIRKWIDVILLHRNIEVELANSIRKAKTTRAIPQGGLTSSLLSLLIVNEVLIGL; encoded by the coding sequence ATGGTTATATCTACAAGGTATTATACACATCAACTAACTGAAGAGGAAAATGATGCGGAATTATTGGGCCAAGTAACTCGTTGCGTTTTTGAAAACATACCAAAGGACCGGCGGAATATTAAGGTGATTTTTATTCTAAAAGCTGAGAATATAGTGCATGGAACATCGAAGGATTTCAGACCCATAAGCCTATCATGCTTCTTGTTAAAGACTACAGAAAGGATAGTGAATGACCATATAAGAAATCAACTGAGCATTTGTCAACATCCTTACTTAAAGGGGAAATCTGTGAACTGTGCTCTGAACTTTGTAGTGGATCACATAGAGAAATCTGTAACATACGGTGACTATATACTGGCGGCGGTTCTGGTTCTGGAAAATTCATTTAATAATACAAGAATTGATCGGGTTGTACAGACATTAGAGGAGAATGGTGTGGATGATTTTATTAGAAAGTGGATCGATGTCATATTACTTCATAGGAACATAGAGGTTGAACTGGCAAACTCCATAAGGAAGGCTAAGACTACAAGGGCAATACCACAAGGCGGATTAACATCGTCCTTGCTATCGCTATTGATAGTAAACGAGGTTTTAATTGGGCTGTAA